The following are encoded together in the Panicum virgatum strain AP13 chromosome 6K, P.virgatum_v5, whole genome shotgun sequence genome:
- the LOC120713672 gene encoding probable galactinol--sucrose galactosyltransferase 1, with translation MTVGAGIAVQDGSLVALGAKILREVRGNVHVTPAAGGGLTNGAFLGVRSAPAGSRSVFPVGKLRDLRFMCTFRFKMWWMTQRMGSSGRDIPFETQFLIVEGTDGPQFTSDSTERPVVYTVFLPILEGSFRAVLQGNADDELEICLESGDPDVESFEGTHLVFVGAGSDPFEVITNSVKAVERHLQTFSHREKKKMPDILNWFGWCTWDAFYTNVTAEGVKEGLQSFQKGGVSPKFVIIDDGWQSVGMDPVGIACLADNSANFANRLTHIKENHKFQKNGREGHREDDPAKGLAHIVSEIKGKHELKYVYVWHAITGYWGGVRPGVVGMEQYESKMQHPVSSPGVQKNEPCDALNSITTNGLGLVNPEKVFSFYNELHSYLASAGIDGVKVDVQNILETLGAGHGGRVLLARKYQQALEASIARNFPDNGIISCMSHNTDNLYSSKRSAVVRASDDFWPRDPASHTIHIASVAYNTVFLGEFMQPDWDMFHSVHPMAEYHAAARAVGGCAIYVSDKPGSHDFNLLKKLVLPDGSILRAKLPGRPTRDCLFSDPARDGKSILKIWNLNDHSGVIGAFNCQGAGWCRVGKKNLVHDEQPGTVTGVIRARDVDYLAKVADQSWNGDVIVYSHVGGEVVYLPKNASLPVTLRSREYEVFTVVPVKRLPSGASFAPIGLTGMFNSGGAVRELRFGEDAGVQLKVRGSGTVAAYSAKPKSVAVDSTVVDFSYDEACGLVTFELGLPKQELYLWTVSVEY, from the exons ATGACGGTGGGCGCCGGGATCGCGGTCCAGGACGGGAGCCTGGTGGcgctgggggccaagatcctGCGGGAGGTGCGCGGCAATGTGCACgtcacgccggccgccgggggcggCCTCACCAACGGCGCCTTCCTCGGCGTGCGGTCCGCGCCCGCCGGCAGCCGCAGCGTCTTCCCCGTTGGGAAGCTCCG GGACCTACGGTTCATGTGCACTTTCCGGTTCAAGATGTGGTGGATGACGCAGAGGATGGGCTCGTCAGGCCGGGACATCCCCTTCGAGACACAGTTCTTGATCGTCGAGGGCACTGATGGACCGCAGTTCACCAGCGATAGCACCGAGCGACCTGTGGTGTACACTGTCTTCCTTCCGATATTGGAGGGGTCATTCCGTGCTGTTCTTCAGGGGAACGCTGATGATGAGCTGGAGATTTGCTTGGAGAGTG GTGATCCAGATGTGGAATCCTTTGAAGGCACCCATCTTGTTTTCGTCGGTGCTGGATCGGATCCATTTGAAGTGATCACAAATTCAGTAAA AGCTGTTGAGAGGCACTTGCAGACGTTTTCTcacagggaaaagaaaaag ATGCCAGACATTCTAAACTGGTTTGGTTGGTGCACGTGGGATGCATTTTACACAAACGTTACTGCTGAAGGAGTGAAGGAGGGATTACAGAG cTTTCAAAAAGGTGGAGTTTCTCCTAAGTTTGTCATAATTGACGATGGATGGCAATCGGTCGGTATGGATCCCGTGGGAATTGCGTGCTTAGCTGATAACTCAGCCAA CTTTGCAAACAGGTTGACTCACATTAAGGAGAACCACAAGTTTCAGAAAAATGGGAGGGAGGGTCACAGGGAAGATGATCCAGCAAAAGGCCTTGCACATATCGTCAGTGAAATTAAAGGAAAGCATGAGCTGAA GTATGTGTATGTGTGGCACGCGATTACCGGATACTGGGGTGGAGTCAGGCCAGGTGTTGTTGGAATGGAGCAATATGAATCGAAGATGCAGCACCCTGTGTCATCACCAGGAGTTCAGAAAAACGAACCCTGTGATGCTTTGAACAGTATAACAACTAATGGACTGGGCCTTGTGAACCCTGAAAAAGTATTCAGTTTCTACAATGAGCTCCATTCTTATCTTGCATCTGCTGGGATCGATGGAGTTAAGGTGGACGTGCAGAACATCCTTGAGACACTAGGTGCTGGCCATGGGGGAAGGGTACTGCTGGCTAGAAAGTATCAACAGGCTTTGGAAGCTTCCATCGCTAGGAACTTCCCTGACAATGGCATCATATCATGCATGAGCCACAACACAGACAACTTATATAG TTCAAAAAGGAGCGCAGTTGTGAGAGCCTCTGATGATTTCTGGCCGAGAGACCCGGCTTCCCATACTATACACATTGCATCTGTTGCCTATAACACTGTCTTTCTCGGAGAATTCATGCAGCCTGATTGGGACATGTTCCAT AGTGTTCACCCTATGGCTGAATACCACGCTGCAGCCCGAGCAGTTGGCGGTTGTGCCATATACGTCAG TGACAAGCCTGGAAGCCATGACTTCAATTTGCTGAAGAAGCTTGTGCTTCCTGACGGATCGATCCTGCGTGCCAAACTCCCTGGGAGACCAACCAGAGACTGCCTGTTCTCCGATCCTGCCAGGGACGGCAAAAG CATCCTCAAGATCTGGAACCTGAACGATCACTCCGGTGTCATTGGCGCCTTCAACTGCCAAGGTGCTGGCTGGTGCCGGGTAGGGAAGAAGAACCTTGTCCATGATGAGCAGCCCGGAACGGTCACCGGTGTCATCCGGGCACGGGATGTGGACTACCTTGCAAAGGTTGCTGATCAAAGCTGGAACGGCGACGTGATCGTGTATTCGCACGTCGGAG GAGAGGTGGTCTACCTGCCGAAGAACGCCTCCTTGCCCGTGACGCTGAGATCACGCGAGTACGAGGTGTTCACCGTCGTCCCAGTGAAACGCCTGCcgagtggcgcctcctttgcgCCGATCGGCCTGACCGGAATGTTCAACTCCGGCGGCGCGGTGAGGGAGCTGAGATTCGGCGAGGACGCAGGCGTCCAGCTCAAAGTGCGGGGCTCGGGCACTGTGGCGGCATACTCAGCAAAGCCGAAGAGTGTAGCCGTCGATTCCACGGTGGTTGATTTCTCCTACGACGAGGCCTGTGGTCTGGTCACCTTTGAGCTTGGCCTTCCCAAGCAAGAACTGTACCTGTGGACCGTTTCGGTAGAGTACTGA
- the LOC120713673 gene encoding cytochrome c oxidase assembly protein COX15-like, whose product MGSRVAAALLRRGRDQASAMMIPRLAPRSAPAPAPAVPRIGSGSGSGSGSGGRGGCLLPPRPGATGAFSSASRFAPFHAFRSLAPKTLLGQCTRKMSTATAALNSTMVNGAANSGLKLLVTKGPQAQKAIGIWLFGCAAWVFSLVILGGITRLTRSGLSMTDWKFTGEIPPASNEAWLLEFEKYKQSPEYKRVNKGMSLEDFKFIYWMEYAHRMWGRALGFLFAGPFAYFIAKGYVTRQLGLRLSALFALGGAQGLIGWWMVKSGLEEPTSEYVQPRVSPYRLATHLTSAFVIYCGILWTALSVVMPDPPTGSMSWVNGAAKIRKLAIPVSAVVGITAISGAFVAGNDAGHAYNSFPKMGDTWVPEDVFSMEPFVRNFFENTSTVQLNHRILATITLLSVAGLWLAARKIDMHPAVKSLIGSTLGMAALQVTLGISTLLMYVPTSLGSAHQAGALTLLSQMILLTHTLRRPSPTLLKSLAAAAKQT is encoded by the exons ATGGGGAGCAGGGTGGCCGCGGCGCTGCTCCGGCGTGGCAGGGACCAGGCCTCGGCCATGATGATCCCCCGCCTGGCCCCGAGgagcgcccccgcccccgcccccgctgtTCCCAGGATCggatccggctccggctccggctccggctccggcggccgcggcggatgcCTCCTCCCGCCGCGGCCGGGTGCGACGggggccttctcctccgcttCCCGATTCGCCCCCTTCCACGCCTTCCGCTCCCTCGCCCCCAAG ACCTTACTGGGCCAATGCACAAGAAAAATGTCAACTGCCACAGCAGCATTGAACTCAACGATGGTCAATGGAGCAGCGAATTCTGGATTAAAGCTGCTTGTTACAAAAGGGCCTCAAGCACAGAAGGCTATTGGGATATGGCTTTTTGGCTGTGCTGCCTGGGTCTTTAGCCTGGTCATCCTCGGAGGAATAACTCGGCTTACACGTTCTGGTCTGTCAATGACTGATTGGAAGTTCACTGGGGAAATACCTCCAGCATCAAATGAGGCCTGGCTGCTGGAATTTGAGAAATACAAGCAGTCGCCTGAGTACAAGAG GGTGAACAAAGGAATGAGCCTTGAGGattttaaatttatatattGGATGGAGTATGCACACAGAATGTGGGGAAGAGCTTTGGGCTTTTTATTTGCGGGTCCTTTTGCGTACTTTATTGCGAAAGGGTATGTTACCCGCCAACTTGGGCTCAGGCTGTCAGCTCTATTTGCACTTGGTGGTGCTCAAGGGTTGATTGGCTGGTGGATGGTGAAAAGTGGTCTTGAG GAACCAACATCTGAGTATGTTCAACCCAGGGTTAGCCCTTACAGGTTGGCAACTCATCTAACATCTGCTTTTGTTATATACTGTGGTATATTGTGGACTGCTTTGTCAGTAGTGATGCCAGATCCTCCAACGGGATCAATGAGTTGGGTAAATGGTGCAGCAAAAATTAGGAAGTTGGCTATTCCTGTCAGTGCCGTCGTAGGCATTACTGCCATATCTGGAGCATTTGTTGCAGGCAACGATGCA GGGCATGCATACAATTCATTCCCAAAGATGGGTGACACTTGGGTTCCTGAAGATGTATTTAGTATGGAGCCTTTTGTACGCAATTTTTTTGAGAATACATCCACTGTGCAG CTCAATCACCGAATCCTTGCAACAATCACATTATTGTCTGTGGCTGGATTATGGCTGGCTGCAAGAAAAATAGACATGCATCCAGCAGTCAAGTCACTGATTGGGAGCACACTTGGGATGGCTGCTCTTCAG GTTACGTTGGGCATATCGACACTCTTGATGTACGTCCCTACATCATTGGGCTCAGCGCACCAAGCTGGAGCATTAACTCTATTGTCACAGATGATTCTTCTCACTCATACTTTAAGAAGGCCGTCACCAACTCTTCTTAAATCGCTTGCGGCTGCTGCGAAACAAACCTGA